ACGGTCTTGCCGCACCCTGCTGCCGCGAAAATTCCAAAACGCTGACCGACCCCGCAGGTAAGCAACCCGTCAATGACGCGCACGCCGGTCTCCAGGGGCGCTTCCGTCGGCCGGCGCATCGTGGGATGAGGTGGCGCCGCGTCAATCTCCCGCCGTTGCGGCGGGGCAAACGGCACCGCCGGCTCGGCGAGCAGTTCTTGCACGCAATGCCCCGTCGCATCGATGACCTTGCCAAGCATCGCCGGAGAAACGCTGACGGCAAGGCGTTCGCCCGTCGGCACGAGTACGGCCTCGCGCGAGAGTCCCGTCGTTGTACCGAGCGTACTCAAGATCGCCGTGCCGTTCCCAAAGCCGACCACTTGCGCGCGACCGACCACGCCGCTTTCGTGCACGTTTTGATGAATGAGGCAGAGCTCGCCGATGGCAACCTGCGGCAGTGGCGCCTCGATGATGGGCCCCTGCACGCGCCGTGGATGCGCGCACCGTTTGAATAACGTCAGCATGTTGGATTCCATGCTCACCGGCCGAGAATCTCGCTGATGGCGCATAGTTCTTCATAGAAGGCTTCCAGCGCCTGCGTGAAGGTCTCCGGGTTTTCGGTAAAACGCTCCTCGACGCGCGCGTGCAACACCAGATCGCTGTCCACGAGCGAGAGTAAAGGTCGCCGGCAGACAAACACGTCAGAGCCGCGTGGAAGAAGATAGCTCAGCAGATCCGCGGCAACGCGCTCCAGTTGCGCCGCCCCTCTGTAGTCGAGTTGACTCGTGAATATGACGTTGCCATTGTCGAGTTCGACGTACATCTCGGGCATTGAATGAAAACCGATGCAAATCGGAGAATGAGCATCCAGCTTCCCGGCAACGGCATCGCCGCAACCCATCTTCTCCATGCTCTCCTGCACCAGCCGCACGATATCGGTGTTCAATATTGACTCCTTCGATCAAATGGTCTTCAAGACATCCACCGTTGCGCTATCGGCGACTTCGCCAAACGACAGCACTTCAAGCTCGGGGAACCGCCTCTCGATCAAGCGCTTGACGAAACGCCTGATTTCCATGGACGTGAGCAGCACGATGTCACGCTGCGAGAACCCCACGCGCGAGAGCTCCACTGCGATCAGGTCCAACAGCGCTTCGCTCTTGGCCGGCTCGAGATTCAGGAAGGTCCCGGTTGAAGTCTGTCGTATGCCACTGCCGACAGTCTCCTCGATGTCGTGAGAAAGCATGAAGGCGTTGAGCCGCCCACCGGTGGCGAAGCGATTCGAGATGTAGCGTGCGAGCGCAACGCGCACATGCTCGACAAGCAGCACCGCGTCCTTTTCCTTCGGCGCCCACTGCGCCAGCGACTCGAGAATCAGCTTCATATTCCGTACCGAAATCTTCTCCCCCAGCAAACGCTGGAAGACCTCCGACACTCGCTGTACCGACGCATGGCGATAGGTTTCCTTGAGCAGCTCGGGGTACTTCTTCTCCATGTCGTCGAGCAGGCGCTTCGCTTCCTGCACTCCGAAGAATTCGTTGATGTTGCGAAGCACCAGCGTCATGAACTGGTCGTAGAAATCGTCGAATGCAGTGCGCATGCGCACGCCCATCTTGGTGAGCAGCGAGGCCTGTTCGGGGTCGACCCAGAAGGCGTCGCCGCCCGTGCCGTCGGGCAGCGTCCGCGCCTCTATCGGCAGTCCTTCGAGAACGAGCGTCGAGCCCACCACGCGGTGCTTCTCGAAGCAGATGTGGAAAGTCGCCGCGCGAATTTCGTTGATCAACACAACGACTTCGGTATCGGCCAGGCCAGGCGAAGCCGAAATCGCTATTTCAGGCAGGCGCAGCCCCATGTCCGCAAAGGCTTGACGACGAATCGCCGCAACCGCCTGTTCCGCCTCGAGTTTCGGCTTCACGGCCTCCGAGACCATCACCATGAGCGGCACGGTCTCGGGAACCAGCTTGTCGATGTCGGCACTCGCATGTTCCGGCTGCGCGCCGCCTTGCTGGTCCGGTGCGCTCGCACCGCCGAAGCTGGCCGCCAGCTTGCCCACCAGCCCGCGCCCATGGCTCGGTGGCGAATCGCGGCTGCTCTTCCAGACTCGGCGTACGTACAGGCCGCCGAGCACCACGGCGATTCCCGAGAAAACCGGCATTGGAAACCCCGGCAGCAGACCAATGCCGAATGCCAACGCGGCGGTGGCCAGTAGCGCGAAAGAGTTGGATAGCAATTCGCCGATGATGTCGGCCCCGAGATTTGCCTTGCTTCCACCGACACGAGTCACCACGAAACCGGCGGCAATGGCGATCAAGAGCGCGGGGATCTGTGCGACGAGGCCGTCGCCAATCGTCAGGATCGTATAGGTTGTCAGCGCGTCGGACATCGACATCCCGTGCTGGGCGACGCCAACAGCGATGCCACCGATCAGGTTGACGAAAATCACGATGATCCCGGCGATCGCATCGCCTTTGACAAATTTCATTGCGCCGTCGAATGCGCCATAGAGCTGGCTCTGTCGCTCCAGTTCCGAGCGGCGCTTCTCAACGCCCGCATTGTCGATGAGACCCGCGCGCAGATCGGCGTCAATACTCATCTGCTTGCCAGGCATCGCATCGAGCGAGAAGCGGGCCGCGACTTCTGCCACACGCTCCGACCCCTTCGTGATGACGATGAACTGAACGATCGTCACAATCGCAAACACCACGAATCCGACGACCAGGTTGTCGCCAATCACAAACTGCCCGAACGTCGCGATGATCTTGCCGCCCTCCGCCTCGAGCAGGATCAGCCGGCTCGTGCTGATCGAAAGCGACAGCCGGAATAGCGTCGTAATCAGCAAGATCGACGGAAACGTCGAGAAGTCGAGAATATTGACGATATAGAACGACCCCATGAAAACAAGCAGCGCCGTCGTGATGTTGAACCCGATCAAAACGTCGAGCACCGTCGCCGGCAACGGTACGATCAACATGGCGATCACGATCACCATGAGCATCAGCACAACGAGCTCGGGTCGCGACTCGACTTTGACGAGCAGGGTTTTCAGCATGTTGAGTCACTCAGTCTCGACCGGTGCACATAGGATTCGGCGTCCTGCGCAGCGCTGAGATCGCTGCGCCGTTCGTCTGCATAGCACTGGCTCAGGGTCGCCCTGAGCGCCGAGAGCATCTCCTGCCGCTCCTCCGCGTCGCCGTATAGAGGAATCGGAATGCCGGCGAAGCCTCGCAGCACGAGTTGCAACAGCTGGGCACTGCCCTCCGGGTCCAGGGAAGCGAAGATCACACCGAGATGCTCAAGGAGAACCTCGTCGATTTCGAACGGACGCTGCAGCCCTCCCAACATCAGCGCAAGCGCACGGTCCTCCGTGACGAGGAAGTCGTTCTCGAGCGAAGCACCGAGGAGGTGAGCGATGAAGAGTTCGTCAGCCGAGGTGAGCATGCGGACGCAGTTGAGCGTGCCGAGAAGCGGGCCGAATTCAACCGCCCCGCCGCAACTCGGATCGAGCGAGTGCATATCGCAGACAAGCGCCGCTCCGACGTACTCGACGACGCGCTTGCGCCTGTGCATCCCGAACTGCTTGATCCAGTCCTCGTAGATCGCGACATGCGCGCCATCGGACTCGAGAAACTGCCGATACAGTTGACGCAGCCGCACAGCATTCAGTCGCAGCTTCCTGCCATAGACCTTTGCCTTCAAGGCAACGTTGATTCCGGCCCTGATCTGCCTGGCGTCGCCCTCGCGCATTACCTCGTCAATCGCGCGCTCGACGACGTCGACCGGCTCACCGTCCAGTTTCCTGCGCCGACGCAGTTCGCGCAGCGCCAGTATCAGGTCGCTGTCGTCGTGAAACCGACGCCGGGCTTCGCGCAACAGTATCTCCATGCTAACGGCGTCGCGCTTGGTCAGGTTGAACAACTCGTCGACCTTTTCCTCGCCGTCGGCGTCGAGAATTCGCTTGATGTCTTCGCCGCGCCGCGCCCTGCCATTGCCGTTGATGTAACCGCTTCCCAAGCGCCCGAACTGCGTGAGCACGCTGGCCGCCTCACTCTCGACTTCGGCGATCTGCGCCTGAACGTCGGGGACCCGAACTTCACTGGACGCCGGCTCCGCATCGAGCGCCGGCTGCGCGTCCAACCGGGCTTCCTGCTCGCGTGCATCGCGCGCATACGCGCGAGAAACGGGTGACACACCGCTGATCAACGTGCTCATGGGTCTCAGTTCGTCTCCATGTAGGGGCGAAGCATCTGGACTGTGCCGCGCAGCTCGTCGTTGCTCGCGATGTCACCTGGCTGCCAGCTTTGACCGCCCCGCCAGCTATCGCCGAGGGCGAGCAGCTTGGGTTGAATCAGGAAGAGGCGCACCACCTTGTTGTGCCGCTCGCTGCTCCCGCGGAACAGTCCCCCGATCAGCGGAATGCTCGCGAGCCCGGGAATGCGGAAGTTGCTACGGGTGACGTCGTCGCGCGTGTAGCCCCCGATCAGCAGGCTCTTGTCGCGTGGCACGCGTGCCACGGTGTTGATCTCCGTACGGTTGACCAGCGGCAGCATGCCGTCACTACTCTGCCGCGAATCCGAACTGAAGACGTCGGCGTCGCCGTCCTCGATGTTGACGTCCATTTCCACGTCGTCCGCATTCTCGGTCAGACGCGGCAGCACGCTCACCAGCGTCCCGTAGGTCACGTGTTCAAGTTGCACGCTGCGCTCGCCCACGAGCTTGGTGTAGAACGTCTGATTGTTGTCGAACGAAGCCTGTACATTCTCTTGGGTGAGTACGATCGGTCGGGAGACGATCGTTGCGTCACCGCGTTGGCTCATTGCCGTCACCGAGGCCAGGAATTTGGCTCCGTCGAGCGTGGAGGCGTTGCGCGTGTTATTCAAGCCAATGCTGGCTTGACCAAAACCCAGCACGCCCTCCCAGTTCACGCCAAGCTGATCGACCATGTTTTTTCTGATGTCGACGATCCACAGCGAAAGCTCGATCTGACGCTTCTGCATGTCGAGCCTATGGATGAGCGCCTCCATGTCGTTCACCTTGTCCAGAGGACCGGCCAGCACGATGCTGTTGGTGTCCGAGTACGCGAGCGCGCGCACCCCCTCTTCGGCCGGCACGGAGGTGATGGAGTCGCTGGACGCCGCCGAGCCTTTGAGCGGTGTCGGGACATCCGGGCCAGGCAGCGGATCGGAGAGCGAGAACGACCTGTCCTGCCGCGTTGCATCCCGGCTCGACTTGTCCGGCGATGCCTTCTCGTCCAACTGTCTGGGGCTCGGACCAACGACAGAGGCCTTGCGCCCGCCTCCGTAGATCTGATTGAGCACCGTGGCCATACCCTGCACCACTTGAGTCTTATCGCGCAGCGTGTACGTACGATCTCCGACGAAGCTGTTGCGCAGCGGCACGATCTTGACCACCTGCTTTTCGGCATTCACTCCGTCATGCACAGAATCAAGGTACTTCGCCGCAGCCGTCACCAGATTGACGTAGATGGGCGCACCGGTGATATAGAACGTCGTGGCAAATTCGCTTCCCCGAATCGGGAAGGCGGGGTCCTCGAGCCGAGCCTGGCTGATAAAGTCGCGTACGTTGCGCACCGTCGCGGACTGCATAGAAACGATCGCGCTCTTGATCTCGGAATTGTCATAGACGTAGATCGAAGCGCCGTCGTCGTACCAGATCAGAGACATACTTTGGCTCAGTTGCCTGAGCAATGCGATTGGCCGCTCAAGATTGAATTCACCCGTCACGTGCTTGCGCTTTGCTTTTGCACTCACGATCACCGGCCGCTTCATACGCCCGGAAAGCGCGTCGAGCAGCGTTTCAATACTGGCATCGTTGGCGACGAAATTGCCCTCCTCGCGGCCACGCTGGGCAACGCCTGCGCGCGCTCCGCCGCTACCAGGCTCCGTGTCGGCCGGCGCCGCGCTGCCGGATCCATCGGCGGCGTAAGCCACCGGTGCGTTTGGCGCGGAGCTCCCCGTCGGAGCGGCCACCGCGCTTGCGGTAAGAAGCAGAATTGCACTCGTGCATGTCGAACGGCATACAACCTTGCCAATAACTTCCGTCAAAAACACCCTACTTTCCTCCGCGCCTGAACTGAACAGGGGAAATTCCAAACAGTTCTTTGATCTCTCTCGAGAAGTGCGACGATGACGAGAAGCCGTTACGCATTGCCACATCGACCATACTTTCCCGACCTTCCACGACATTCAGCACCGCGCGAACAGCCCGCCAGAGTCTCAGCTCGCGCTTGAGACTCCTGCCCAGCGCCTGACAGCACAGCCGCCGGAACTGCGACTCGGACACTCCATAGCGCTTGCCCAGGGCCGCCACCGATTTCGTCGCCGCACCCTCCTGCAACAGAAACCGCACAAGCCAATAGCATTCCTGGGCGCGCGCGAATTCGAACAACCCTTGTGCGTCGGCATCGGCATCGGGCACGTGCCCAATCAGCCAGGTTTCGAATTTGCAGGCATTCAATCCGGCCGGCACCACGATCAACCGATCACACTTGGCTTGCGGCAATGGTGTTTCGTCCCCTAAGCGGCACTCGAGAAATGCGAGTAGTTTTGCCACCTCAAAGAGCGAAATGTTCTGAAATCTCCAAGCGCCATCGCGACAAGTGATTTCCGCGCCGACCATGCTGGCAATTAATACTGATTGTTCTTCGCCGATCACGAGTTTCCTGGTCTTTCCGGCAAAGACCACGTCTAAAGTGATGCGTCTGGCCACAGGCCTGATCACCCAGATCCCGGGGCCGGAAAGCACGCGACAAACGCTGGTTGAAACCACCGACCAATCGAATTTCCTGAATCGATTTATCAACTTGCTCCTCCGAGTTCTGGATATTCGCCGCACACAATCCAAATTATCTAGGTCACCTTAGCGACGATTCTCAACAAGTTCAATACGACCAAACTCAAATCACAACTTTTTCACATCAGCCAACATCTCGATTGCAGCCTTCACATCCAATTCATAGTTTTTCATATTCCCGCTATGGGGATCGTTATATGCTCCACTGGCCTATATGCAACATAGTGGCACTGAGATTGAGGCCAATTACTCTTTTCAATCGGAAAAAATTTCTCCTAGCGAGGATTTATTCTCGAGCAGAGTGAAACATCGATATCCCCAATCGAGGGAAAAAGTTGAATAGCCATACTTCTGGACCTGGAGTCCACCATCTTCGGATACTATTTGGGCCACTCTACGGGGCCGATCTCTCGCTCTCGTCCCGGCAGATTTTCTTTTGTGTGGGAGATAGCGTCACCGGCGAGCACCCTCTTGGGGAGAATCTGGTTCACGCATTGAATGCGACATCCGATTCGATTTACATTCCGTACCGTGCGGGTGCCGCCAATTTCAAATTGAAATTCGATGGTGTTTCCGACGAGTCTGGCGGAAACGCCGGGCCGGCCATTGGCCGCGGATATGATTTCGAAATTGAGTTTCTTTCACCTGATTCGGTGGAACGGCGCCCTGCGCAATACAACACGCTGTGCCGCTTCGGCGACATCGTATTCGCGGTCAAGCCCGAAAATGTCCCATGGAGCGAAGAAGTTTCCGCTTTCACGCGGGATTGCGCGGATCAAAAGGAGATCGATACGGGCCCCGCGACGCCGAGCGGGCCACATACTCGCCGTTGGGGGCGCACCAGGCTCGTCGCCAAAATGGGCGCCATCATCCTCGGAGGCACGGCGCTGACGGCCCTCGGTTACTGGCAGATCACGCGATACCAGCGGGCGCAGGAGGTTGCCAGCGTATCGAACCTGCTGGGGCGCGCCCCCACACCCAACGTGGTCCTTGCTGGGCGTGACGGCGCCATCCATGTGCTCAACGCCTCGCAGGACAGCGTCGACTGGGACAAGCAGGCGCTGTTGAAATCAGACGTGCGCGATCGCGTCGATGTCGCGTCGCTGCCGGCCGAACAACAGCGGCTTGAACGTGAATTGGACCTGCGAGGCTTCGATTTCGTCACGATCCGTCTGGATTCGCCCACACACCCCGAGCTCGTGCTGAGCAGCGACTCCGCCCACATTGTCGAATCGGCGGTCAACGACCTTCGACAAGCCGCTCCCTACATTCAGGACGTGCGCGTTCGCACGGTCGGTGTCACCACGCTCGAACAGGAAGCTCGTGCGGCGCTCGACGCCGCCGGCCTGCGCTATCGACGCCTTGCACGCGAGAACGGCGCAACTTTCGATGTGAGTGGCGCGCTGACCGACGGCGAGCTCGCTCAGTTGCAGAACCTCATTGGCAGTTTTGTCCGCAAATGGGGAACCCGCCGCGTCGACTTCAAGGTCGCGATGCGCACCGACTGGCTCAAAGGCAAGTCCTACCGGGAAGGCGGCGAAGGCTACATGCTTGTCGATCACGCGTCCTGGTATTTCCCTCAACCTCTGACAGGAACACCTTAAGCAATGTCCGAATCGGTATACCCCAGCATCTACACCACGTATCCCTCCGGTGCCGACGGCTATCTCGACGATCTTTCGCTGGGATTCGACTCAGGCGTGTCCAAAGCGAATTCGGCGCTGGTATCGGCGCTGAATGCGCTGAACGGAGACCCCTCCAACCCGACGTTGCTCGCCAAGTACCAGGCCGAGCTCTCGCAATACACGCTCTATCGTAATGCGCAAAGCAGTGCGATCAAGGCGATGAAGGACACCGACTCCGCAATCATTTCCAACTTCCGCTAAATCCGATATCGGCGCCACAGGCGCCGCGAGACAACCCCTCCGATGACGAATACCGCGAACATTCAATCTCATCTCTCTCCGCTCGCGATCACCCAGGATATGGGCGAAATCGACGCAGGCGGCAGTCCGATGCAACTCGATGCGCTACTCCAGCGAACGCTCTCCAACGCCAACGACACGGCCAACCTTGACAAGACCGCAATCGCAGAGCATTTCTCAAACCGCGCCGACTTTGCAAACCCGGAAAAACTGATCGAGCTGCTGAGCAAGGTCTCCGACTACAACCTCTCGATCTCCCTCGAAAGTTCGCTTGCGCGCAAGGCGGTTTCAGCTATCGAGACGCTCGTGAAGGGATAGTGCCGCGATGAGACGACTCGCCTCCCTCGCGTTGCTGCCGACCTTGCTTTTACTCGGAGCGTGCCGCGATCAGCAATTGCTTCGCGGTCTTACCGAACAGCAGGCGAACCAGGTCGTGGCGGTGCTGCAAGCGCGAAATATCTCCGTGGCGAAGAACGAGCTCGGCAAGTCCGGCTTCTCCGTCGAAGTCGCGCAATCGGACTTTCCGGCCGCCGTCGACTTGCTCGAGAAGTACGGCCTGCCCGCGCCGCCGAGGGTCGAGATTGCGCGATCCTTTCCCGACAACGCGCTCGTTGCGTCTCCGCAAGCCGAGCAAGCGCGCCTTCTCTCCGCCATTGAGCAACGATTGGCGCAGAACCTCGAGGCGATGGACAACGTCGTGAGCGCGCGCGTGCAATTGAGCTATCCGCTGCAGGCCGAAGCCAGCGGTACCCCGAGCACCGCCATGCACGCGGCGGTACTCGTCGCCTATCGCAACCAGGTCGACACCGACGTGCTGGTCAGCCAAATCAAACGCTTCGTCAAGAACAGCTTCACAAACATCAGTTACGACGACATCTCCGTCATTGTCCGGCCGGCGCCACCGGTGTTCCGTGTGGGGGCAACCGAGCCGCCTTCGCCCGGCATTCAGGGCTGGCTCTACGCACTGCTGGCGATCCCGCTGCTCGCCACCATCGCCGGATTGGCCGCGCTCGGCTATGGACGCCGCAGGAAATCGGGGCAGGCCGAGCAAGGACAGGCATCTCCCCGCGCCGGGCATGAGCCTCCCCCGGCGTCTCCGGCGGCAAGCGAAACCACGCCGTCAGTTGCCGAACGTCGCTGGGTCGGCGCAAGCGAGGGAAAACATGAATCCCACCGTGCTGCTTAACATTCTCTACGCGCCCCTGTCGTATGCGCATGTCGATCATCAGAGCGTCGAGGGCGTCGACCTCGCCCAGATGCCGGCAAGCGCGGCAAATCAGAAGCTGATCGACCTGCACGGGCTTCCGACTGGTCTGGATCCGAGCGCGGACCTGGATCAGGACGCAGAGCGGTGCCTCGACCACTGGGCACGCCTACCTCGCATCAGCTTCCTGATGGGCGTGCAGCGCTTGCGCACGGCATTGATCGAGGAACGATGCTATCTGAGCCTGGATCCGTCGAGTCAGCGGTTCCTATGCCTGCCCCTGCGCACGCCGCAAGTGGCGTCGGGCGACTGGCCGATGAACCACGACGGTCTTGTCAGCGTGGGACTCGCCAGCCTCGCACCAGTGCTGCGACGCTTGCCTTCGTCGTTTCGTGCGCGGCTACCGCTCCTGTTTCCGCGCGCCATCGATCCGTGGCTTCGCGCGCTCGTCGAGGAAAAGCCAAACCGTCAGTCCGATTGGCTCCCCCTGCTTTTTTCTTTCGCAATCGCCCATGCCACTCACGAACCTGCGACAGCATCCCAAGATACCCGCCATTGACGGCGTCCTGATTCGCCGCGCATCGCTCGCGCGTGCCGTCCATGCGGACAATCTGATGCACGAAGCCCGCCGCCGCGCGTGTTCGCTGATACGCGAGGCGGACAGGCAAGCCGATGCCTGCCTGGCGGATGGCGCCCGCCGCGGCTACGAAGCGGGGTTTCGCCTCGCGCTCTCGCAGCTCGCCGAATACTTCGCACGCTGCCGGCAACGCCAGCTCGCCATGCGCGAGCGTCTCGTCGACGAACTGACGCAGACGCTGCGCGGCTACCTCGCCGAACCAGAGCTATTGCTTCGGCTGACCCAGACATTCGCGAATCTACAAGGTGGAACGGCAGCCGATCCGCCGTGGCGCGTCTGGCTTCCCGAGAGCGCCAGAGGCATCCTGCCCGACTTGCGCCAGTTGCTCGCGCAAACCGCGCCATCGGCACAAATCGCCTGCACCGACGGCCCCTCGTTCATCATTGAATGGGGTGAC
The Pandoraea pulmonicola DNA segment above includes these coding regions:
- a CDS encoding EscV/YscV/HrcV family type III secretion system export apparatus protein, producing MLKTLLVKVESRPELVVLMLMVIVIAMLIVPLPATVLDVLIGFNITTALLVFMGSFYIVNILDFSTFPSILLITTLFRLSLSISTSRLILLEAEGGKIIATFGQFVIGDNLVVGFVVFAIVTIVQFIVITKGSERVAEVAARFSLDAMPGKQMSIDADLRAGLIDNAGVEKRRSELERQSQLYGAFDGAMKFVKGDAIAGIIVIFVNLIGGIAVGVAQHGMSMSDALTTYTILTIGDGLVAQIPALLIAIAAGFVVTRVGGSKANLGADIIGELLSNSFALLATAALAFGIGLLPGFPMPVFSGIAVVLGGLYVRRVWKSSRDSPPSHGRGLVGKLAASFGGASAPDQQGGAQPEHASADIDKLVPETVPLMVMVSEAVKPKLEAEQAVAAIRRQAFADMGLRLPEIAISASPGLADTEVVVLINEIRAATFHICFEKHRVVGSTLVLEGLPIEARTLPDGTGGDAFWVDPEQASLLTKMGVRMRTAFDDFYDQFMTLVLRNINEFFGVQEAKRLLDDMEKKYPELLKETYRHASVQRVSEVFQRLLGEKISVRNMKLILESLAQWAPKEKDAVLLVEHVRVALARYISNRFATGGRLNAFMLSHDIEETVGSGIRQTSTGTFLNLEPAKSEALLDLIAVELSRVGFSQRDIVLLTSMEIRRFVKRLIERRFPELEVLSFGEVADSATVDVLKTI
- the sctC gene encoding type III secretion system outer membrane ring subunit SctC; this encodes MGKVVCRSTCTSAILLLTASAVAAPTGSSAPNAPVAYAADGSGSAAPADTEPGSGGARAGVAQRGREEGNFVANDASIETLLDALSGRMKRPVIVSAKAKRKHVTGEFNLERPIALLRQLSQSMSLIWYDDGASIYVYDNSEIKSAIVSMQSATVRNVRDFISQARLEDPAFPIRGSEFATTFYITGAPIYVNLVTAAAKYLDSVHDGVNAEKQVVKIVPLRNSFVGDRTYTLRDKTQVVQGMATVLNQIYGGGRKASVVGPSPRQLDEKASPDKSSRDATRQDRSFSLSDPLPGPDVPTPLKGSAASSDSITSVPAEEGVRALAYSDTNSIVLAGPLDKVNDMEALIHRLDMQKRQIELSLWIVDIRKNMVDQLGVNWEGVLGFGQASIGLNNTRNASTLDGAKFLASVTAMSQRGDATIVSRPIVLTQENVQASFDNNQTFYTKLVGERSVQLEHVTYGTLVSVLPRLTENADDVEMDVNIEDGDADVFSSDSRQSSDGMLPLVNRTEINTVARVPRDKSLLIGGYTRDDVTRSNFRIPGLASIPLIGGLFRGSSERHNKVVRLFLIQPKLLALGDSWRGGQSWQPGDIASNDELRGTVQMLRPYMETN
- a CDS encoding PrgH/EprH family type III secretion apparatus protein, with the protein product MNSHTSGPGVHHLRILFGPLYGADLSLSSRQIFFCVGDSVTGEHPLGENLVHALNATSDSIYIPYRAGAANFKLKFDGVSDESGGNAGPAIGRGYDFEIEFLSPDSVERRPAQYNTLCRFGDIVFAVKPENVPWSEEVSAFTRDCADQKEIDTGPATPSGPHTRRWGRTRLVAKMGAIILGGTALTALGYWQITRYQRAQEVASVSNLLGRAPTPNVVLAGRDGAIHVLNASQDSVDWDKQALLKSDVRDRVDVASLPAEQQRLERELDLRGFDFVTIRLDSPTHPELVLSSDSAHIVESAVNDLRQAAPYIQDVRVRTVGVTTLEQEARAALDAAGLRYRRLARENGATFDVSGALTDGELAQLQNLIGSFVRKWGTRRVDFKVAMRTDWLKGKSYREGGEGYMLVDHASWYFPQPLTGTP
- the sctJ gene encoding type III secretion system inner membrane ring lipoprotein SctJ translates to MRRLASLALLPTLLLLGACRDQQLLRGLTEQQANQVVAVLQARNISVAKNELGKSGFSVEVAQSDFPAAVDLLEKYGLPAPPRVEIARSFPDNALVASPQAEQARLLSAIEQRLAQNLEAMDNVVSARVQLSYPLQAEASGTPSTAMHAAVLVAYRNQVDTDVLVSQIKRFVKNSFTNISYDDISVIVRPAPPVFRVGATEPPSPGIQGWLYALLAIPLLATIAGLAALGYGRRRKSGQAEQGQASPRAGHEPPPASPAASETTPSVAERRWVGASEGKHESHRAA
- the sctW gene encoding type III secretion system gatekeeper subunit SctW; its protein translation is MSTLISGVSPVSRAYARDAREQEARLDAQPALDAEPASSEVRVPDVQAQIAEVESEAASVLTQFGRLGSGYINGNGRARRGEDIKRILDADGEEKVDELFNLTKRDAVSMEILLREARRRFHDDSDLILALRELRRRRKLDGEPVDVVERAIDEVMREGDARQIRAGINVALKAKVYGRKLRLNAVRLRQLYRQFLESDGAHVAIYEDWIKQFGMHRRKRVVEYVGAALVCDMHSLDPSCGGAVEFGPLLGTLNCVRMLTSADELFIAHLLGASLENDFLVTEDRALALMLGGLQRPFEIDEVLLEHLGVIFASLDPEGSAQLLQLVLRGFAGIPIPLYGDAEERQEMLSALRATLSQCYADERRSDLSAAQDAESYVHRSRLSDSTC
- the sctI gene encoding type III secretion system inner rod subunit SctI encodes the protein MTNTANIQSHLSPLAITQDMGEIDAGGSPMQLDALLQRTLSNANDTANLDKTAIAEHFSNRADFANPEKLIELLSKVSDYNLSISLESSLARKAVSAIETLVKG
- a CDS encoding helix-turn-helix domain-containing protein, translating into MLSGPGIWVIRPVARRITLDVVFAGKTRKLVIGEEQSVLIASMVGAEITCRDGAWRFQNISLFEVAKLLAFLECRLGDETPLPQAKCDRLIVVPAGLNACKFETWLIGHVPDADADAQGLFEFARAQECYWLVRFLLQEGAATKSVAALGKRYGVSESQFRRLCCQALGRSLKRELRLWRAVRAVLNVVEGRESMVDVAMRNGFSSSSHFSREIKELFGISPVQFRRGGK
- a CDS encoding type III secretion apparatus protein OrgA/MxiK, whose translation is MNPTVLLNILYAPLSYAHVDHQSVEGVDLAQMPASAANQKLIDLHGLPTGLDPSADLDQDAERCLDHWARLPRISFLMGVQRLRTALIEERCYLSLDPSSQRFLCLPLRTPQVASGDWPMNHDGLVSVGLASLAPVLRRLPSSFRARLPLLFPRAIDPWLRALVEEKPNRQSDWLPLLFSFAIAHATHEPATASQDTRH
- the sctF gene encoding type III secretion system needle filament subunit SctF, with protein sequence MSESVYPSIYTTYPSGADGYLDDLSLGFDSGVSKANSALVSALNALNGDPSNPTLLAKYQAELSQYTLYRNAQSSAIKAMKDTDSAIISNFR